One window of the Epinephelus moara isolate mb chromosome 24, YSFRI_EMoa_1.0, whole genome shotgun sequence genome contains the following:
- the sdc4 gene encoding syndecan-4 isoform X2, with translation MLNLCLVLILSASVFSESVRETETWMPMKTTQTVAMSTHHDGLESSGDSPNGSDFGFTDDEDDENDKYDQDDDDYYPLYDDEDEEEYDEFSGSGDGATTASPGRESKPSVKPDVNDNKIPEVERPVQPTVDEVAVVRNSNEIPILRNEAEPSEEHPSNVLMSHASDDSIFNKTEVLAALIAGGAVGLMFAVLLILLLIYRMKKKDEGSYDLGKKPIYKKAPTTEIYA, from the exons GTGAGGGAGACGGAGACATGGATGCCCATGAAGACGACACAGACGGTCGCCATGTCAACGCACCATGATGGCCTGGAGTCATCAGGAGACTCCCCTAACGGCTCAGACTTCGGCTTCACGGACGACGAAGACGACGAAAACGACAAATATGAtcaagatgatgatgattattacCCGCTGTACGATgacgaggatgaggaggagtaCGACGAGTTCTCTGGATCTGGTGACGGAG CGACAACTGCGTCACCTGGGAGAGAGTCCAAACCATCAGTTAAG CCTGACGTGAACGACAACAAGATCCCAGAGGTTGAGCGCCCGGTGCAGCCGACAGTCGACGAGGTGGCCGTCGTCCGGAACAGTAACGAAATCCCCATACTGAGGAACGAGGCAGAGCCCAGTGAGGAGCACCCCTCCAACGTCCTCATGTCCCACGCCAGCGACGACAGCATCTTTAACAAGACGGAGGTCCTCGCAG CTCTGATCGCGGGAGGCGCCGTCGGCCTGATGTTCGctgtcctcctcatcctcctcctcatctacCGCATGAAGAAGAAGGACGAGGGCAGCTACGACTTGGGGAAGAAGCCCATCTACAAGAAAGCCCCCACCACAGAGATCTACGCATAG
- the sdc4 gene encoding syndecan-4 isoform X1 — MLNLCLVLILSASVFSESQVRETETWMPMKTTQTVAMSTHHDGLESSGDSPNGSDFGFTDDEDDENDKYDQDDDDYYPLYDDEDEEEYDEFSGSGDGATTASPGRESKPSVKPDVNDNKIPEVERPVQPTVDEVAVVRNSNEIPILRNEAEPSEEHPSNVLMSHASDDSIFNKTEVLAALIAGGAVGLMFAVLLILLLIYRMKKKDEGSYDLGKKPIYKKAPTTEIYA; from the exons CAGGTGAGGGAGACGGAGACATGGATGCCCATGAAGACGACACAGACGGTCGCCATGTCAACGCACCATGATGGCCTGGAGTCATCAGGAGACTCCCCTAACGGCTCAGACTTCGGCTTCACGGACGACGAAGACGACGAAAACGACAAATATGAtcaagatgatgatgattattacCCGCTGTACGATgacgaggatgaggaggagtaCGACGAGTTCTCTGGATCTGGTGACGGAG CGACAACTGCGTCACCTGGGAGAGAGTCCAAACCATCAGTTAAG CCTGACGTGAACGACAACAAGATCCCAGAGGTTGAGCGCCCGGTGCAGCCGACAGTCGACGAGGTGGCCGTCGTCCGGAACAGTAACGAAATCCCCATACTGAGGAACGAGGCAGAGCCCAGTGAGGAGCACCCCTCCAACGTCCTCATGTCCCACGCCAGCGACGACAGCATCTTTAACAAGACGGAGGTCCTCGCAG CTCTGATCGCGGGAGGCGCCGTCGGCCTGATGTTCGctgtcctcctcatcctcctcctcatctacCGCATGAAGAAGAAGGACGAGGGCAGCTACGACTTGGGGAAGAAGCCCATCTACAAGAAAGCCCCCACCACAGAGATCTACGCATAG